In the genome of Deinococcus deserti VCD115, one region contains:
- a CDS encoding RNA 2'-phosphotransferase — protein MNDEQLSRRLSYLLRHAPQKAGLTLEPGGWAPLAPVLAHLNVTRAQVERVVATNNKQRFTLNGERIRANQGHSVEVDLRLPLTVPPARLYHGTHPGVLAAIQHEGLRPMQRHHVHLSSDPETARQVGARRGTPVILTVQSGAMYDAGHSFYRSDNGVWLTEAVPPEFLNFP, from the coding sequence ATGAACGACGAACAGCTCTCGCGCCGCCTGTCGTACCTGCTGCGCCACGCCCCACAGAAGGCCGGGCTGACGCTGGAACCGGGAGGCTGGGCGCCGCTCGCACCGGTTCTGGCCCACCTGAACGTCACCCGGGCGCAGGTCGAACGGGTGGTGGCGACCAACAACAAGCAGCGCTTCACGCTGAATGGCGAGCGCATTCGCGCCAACCAGGGCCACAGCGTGGAGGTGGACCTGCGTCTGCCGCTGACGGTACCGCCAGCGAGGCTGTATCACGGCACCCACCCTGGCGTTCTGGCCGCTATTCAACACGAGGGGCTGCGGCCCATGCAGCGCCATCACGTGCACCTGTCGAGCGACCCGGAGACGGCCCGGCAGGTCGGTGCCCGGCGCGGCACCCCAGTGATCCTGACGGTGCAGTCGGGAGCCATGTACGACGCTGGCCACAGCTTCTACCGAAGTGACAACGGGGTGTGGCTGACAGAGGCTGTCCCGCCAGAATTTCTCAACTTTCCCTGA
- a CDS encoding S9 family peptidase yields the protein MTERLPLEALAALPTVTALLVSNSGNHIAFYADWTGRFELYVQDLRSGERRQLTNGEAPKAVRAAFIWSHDDAHLYFSRDENGDERQALFELEVASGKVRALQHDPQSMDYAADVHPDGRLLVNSTRGGMMNVHIYDPAAPKDSAWTVLTRQPNTTMAAAFSPDGTRLTVTTNESPDLRNTDGYVLNADGSGLRRIFRVREGSRDSVGHWHPDGQRVAVSSDASGSGRVGLLTVDTGEVRWLTSENDQTEEMPGRFSPDGRWLSALRNVDSTLTPVLYDTGTGHERTLKLPAGIAAGTDFALGGTKLLLQFTTTTTRPEVLLYDLEHDRYEVLIPADYGELDPADFVAGEYVRYPTTDGLEVPAILYRPRDAAPGQKLPALVHVHGGPTAQFFRGFDAQAQFLADRGHVVLSPNIRGSTGYGVAWRDANLRDWGGRDLEDVAAGAGFLKTLPEVDPERLGIFGGSFGGYMSFLAAVKKPELFKVSVPIVGISDLRQLHEDNSRVMPQLSYYFRTMMGDPEENAELWRDRSAVTHAARLKAHMFMMHGTNDPRCPINQARGFRDALLAQGRQEGRDFEYVEFDDEGHGAGDIAGKTRSYRLMADYFARRL from the coding sequence ATGACAGAACGCCTTCCACTCGAAGCGCTGGCCGCCCTGCCCACCGTGACGGCCCTCCTGGTGTCAAATTCCGGGAACCACATCGCGTTCTATGCCGACTGGACCGGGCGTTTTGAGCTGTATGTTCAGGACCTGCGCAGCGGCGAGCGCCGTCAGCTGACCAACGGGGAAGCGCCCAAGGCAGTGCGCGCGGCTTTCATCTGGAGCCACGACGACGCCCACCTGTACTTCAGCCGCGATGAGAACGGCGACGAGCGTCAGGCCCTCTTTGAGCTGGAAGTCGCGTCGGGGAAGGTCCGCGCGCTGCAACACGACCCTCAGAGCATGGACTACGCGGCGGATGTTCATCCGGATGGACGCCTGCTGGTCAACAGCACGCGCGGCGGCATGATGAATGTGCACATCTATGACCCAGCTGCCCCCAAGGACTCGGCCTGGACGGTGCTGACCCGGCAACCGAACACCACCATGGCGGCGGCGTTCAGTCCTGACGGCACACGCCTGACCGTGACCACCAACGAGAGCCCCGATCTGCGCAACACCGACGGGTACGTGCTGAACGCCGACGGCAGTGGCCTGCGCCGCATTTTCCGGGTGCGCGAGGGCAGCCGTGACAGTGTGGGCCACTGGCATCCCGACGGCCAGCGCGTGGCGGTCAGCAGTGACGCGAGCGGCAGCGGGCGCGTAGGCCTGCTGACGGTGGACACCGGAGAGGTCCGGTGGCTGACTTCCGAAAATGACCAGACCGAGGAAATGCCCGGCCGCTTCTCGCCGGACGGCCGCTGGCTGAGTGCCCTGCGTAACGTGGACAGCACGCTGACGCCGGTGCTGTACGACACCGGGACCGGGCACGAACGCACGCTGAAGCTGCCCGCAGGCATTGCTGCCGGTACGGATTTCGCGCTGGGCGGCACGAAGCTGCTGCTGCAGTTCACGACCACCACCACCCGCCCGGAGGTGCTGCTCTACGACCTGGAACATGACCGCTACGAGGTACTGATTCCGGCCGATTACGGTGAGCTGGACCCGGCCGACTTTGTGGCGGGTGAGTACGTCCGCTACCCGACCACCGACGGTCTGGAGGTCCCAGCCATCCTGTACCGGCCGCGTGACGCTGCACCTGGGCAGAAACTTCCGGCGCTGGTCCACGTGCACGGCGGACCGACCGCACAGTTCTTCCGGGGCTTTGATGCCCAGGCGCAGTTCCTGGCCGACCGGGGCCATGTGGTGCTCTCACCCAACATCCGCGGCAGTACCGGCTACGGCGTGGCGTGGCGCGACGCCAACCTGCGCGACTGGGGTGGGCGCGACCTGGAGGACGTGGCGGCCGGAGCCGGGTTCCTCAAGACCCTGCCTGAAGTCGATCCGGAGCGGCTGGGCATTTTCGGGGGCAGCTTCGGCGGATACATGAGCTTTCTGGCAGCGGTGAAAAAGCCGGAGCTCTTTAAAGTCAGCGTGCCTATCGTGGGCATCAGTGACCTGCGCCAGCTGCACGAGGACAACAGCCGGGTCATGCCTCAGCTGAGCTACTACTTCCGCACCATGATGGGCGACCCGGAAGAGAACGCTGAACTGTGGCGCGACCGCAGCGCCGTGACCCACGCGGCCCGGTTGAAAGCGCACATGTTCATGATGCACGGCACCAACGACCCACGCTGCCCGATCAACCAGGCGCGCGGCTTCCGTGACGCCCTGCTGGCCCAGGGCCGGCAGGAGGGCCGGGATTTCGAGTACGTGGAATTTGACGACGAAGGCCACGGCGCGGGCGACATTGCCGGCAAGACCCGCAGCTACCGGCTGATGGCGGATTATTTTGCGCGGCGGCTGTAA
- a CDS encoding NUDIX domain-containing protein, protein MNRPVVCVGALVWGPDGRVLIVRTTKWRGLWGVPGGKVEYGETLVDAVERELREEVGLELSDVLYAQTQEAVFSDEFWRPAHLLLVDYFASVPSHEVVPNEEIEEWAWVSVDETEAFPLNSFTRTLVQRARQVGR, encoded by the coding sequence ATGAACAGGCCTGTGGTGTGCGTCGGAGCACTGGTATGGGGACCGGACGGGCGGGTGCTGATCGTGCGGACCACCAAGTGGCGGGGTCTGTGGGGTGTTCCCGGCGGCAAGGTGGAGTACGGCGAAACCCTGGTGGATGCCGTAGAGCGGGAACTGCGCGAGGAAGTAGGCCTGGAGCTTTCGGACGTGCTGTACGCCCAGACGCAGGAAGCGGTGTTCAGCGATGAGTTCTGGCGCCCGGCACACCTGCTGCTGGTGGATTACTTTGCCAGTGTGCCTTCGCACGAGGTGGTGCCCAACGAGGAAATCGAGGAATGGGCCTGGGTGTCTGTGGATGAGACAGAAGCGTTTCCGCTCAACTCCTTTACCCGCACCCTGGTGCAGCGGGCACGCCAGGTAGGCCGCTGA
- a CDS encoding DNA-3-methyladenine glycosylase family protein — MLSESILPDVPLAHHEGALTHLSMEPVMAELIALNGELPVFSPTPDPFGTLVRNVTGQQLSVKAADRIYARLVEQLGTISAPNILATTGDDLRAVGLSWAKVRTIQAIAGAAHSGQVDFAHLSSLPDEEIIRELVPLPGIGRWTVEMFLMFALARPNVFSMGDLALRQHLERRHPDQPAAEVLALWAPYRTLAARYIWAEGARSKKGGGAPA; from the coding sequence ATGCTGTCTGAATCCATCCTGCCAGATGTTCCACTGGCGCATCACGAAGGCGCCCTGACCCACCTGTCCATGGAGCCGGTCATGGCAGAGCTCATCGCGCTGAACGGAGAACTGCCGGTGTTCTCCCCCACCCCGGATCCTTTCGGAACGCTGGTGCGCAACGTGACAGGCCAGCAGTTGAGCGTGAAGGCCGCCGACCGGATCTATGCCCGGCTTGTGGAACAGCTGGGGACCATCAGTGCCCCGAATATCCTGGCAACCACGGGCGACGACCTGCGGGCGGTGGGCCTGTCGTGGGCCAAGGTGCGGACCATTCAGGCCATAGCCGGAGCGGCCCACAGCGGACAGGTGGACTTTGCACACCTGAGCAGCCTGCCGGACGAAGAAATTATCCGCGAGCTGGTGCCGCTGCCCGGCATTGGCCGGTGGACCGTGGAGATGTTCCTGATGTTCGCGCTGGCGCGCCCCAACGTGTTCAGTATGGGAGACCTGGCCCTGCGCCAGCACCTGGAAAGGCGGCACCCTGACCAGCCAGCCGCCGAGGTGCTGGCCCTGTGGGCCCCGTACCGCACCCTGGCCGCACGTTACATCTGGGCCGAGGGAGCGCGCAGCAAGAAAGGGGGCGGCGCTCCCGCGTAG